The Streptomyces sp. GSL17-111 region CCCCCCGTCCCGGAGGGTGACGACACGCCGGAGCGCGGCGGGCCCACCGGAGACGTCGTCGGGGTGCCCGACCTGTGGCAGGGGATCGTCACGGCGGTCGCCGTCACCGTCGGCGGGCTGCTCCTCGGCCTGCTGTGGTGGTGGCTCGCCCCGGACGTCGCCTACATCTCCGACGGGCGCGACGCCTTCCTGCGCAACAACGAGAGCGAGGACTCCTTCGGCGTCCAGGGGACGTTCGCGGCCCTCGCCGCCGGCCTCGGTGTGCTGAGCGGCCTCGCCGCCTTCCTCCTGCGCCGCGCGGGAGGTGTGGGCGTCGTGCTCGGACTCGCCTCGGGCGGGGTGCTCGGCTCCTGGCTGGGCGCCTGGTTCGGCGGCCTGCTCGGCCCGGACGGCGACCTGACGGCCCGCGCCGTCGAGGCCGGCCGGGGCGGCGTCTTCGAGGGGCCGCTGGAGCTGAGCGGCTGGGTGCTGTGGCTGCTGTGGCCGCTGGCCGCCCTCGCCACGCACCTGCTGCTCGTCGCCGCCTTCGGGCCGCGCGAGCCGGCCCCCCGCGTGCTCCCGCAGGGCTGGGGCCCACCGCAGGACGGGCCCCCGCAGGGCCCGCCCCCGCCGGCCCCGGAACACCCTCGGCCCCAGGCGCCCGGCGAGCCGCCCCGTCCCTGACGGTGGCCCCGGCCGCTCAGCCGCCGATCGGGGCTGTGCGGGCACCCGTCTGCGCGATGAGGTCCGCCGGGGCCAGCTCGATCTCCAGCCCCCGGCGCCCGCCGGAGACGCACACCGTCGCGTGGGCCCGCGCCGAGACGTCCACCACGGTCGGCAGCGGCCGTCGCTGCCCGAGCGGGGAGATGCCGCCGCGCACGTAGCCGCTCGACCGCTCCGCCGCCGCCGGGTCCGCCATGACGGCCCGCTTGCCGCCCACGGCGGCGGCCAGCGCCTTGAGGTCCAGGGAGCCCGACACCGGGACGACGGCGACCGTCAGCGCGCCGTCCACCTCGGCCACCAGCGTCTTGAACACCCGCTCCGGGCCGACGCCCAGCGCCCGTGCCGCCTCCTCGCCGTAGGACCCGGCCGCCGGGTCGTGCGGGTAGGAGTGGACGGTGAACGCCACCCCCGCCGCCGTCAGCGCCACCGTGGCGGGCGTGCCGCCCCCGCTCCCGCGCGCCTTCCTGCCCATCGCGCTCCCCTCGTTCCTCCCGGCACCCGCGCCGGGTGTGTCAGTTCGGGCTCGTCGGCTGGTGCGTGAGGTCCACGGCGGGCAGCGAGGGCAGCTCGCCGAGCACCGCCGTCTCCCGGCGCAGCAGCCGCAGCTCCTCGGCCAGCCGGGACGCCGTGTCCGGCGCCTGGAGCAGCCGCTGCTTGGTCACCGTGTCCAGCACGGTCGCGGCGGCGACGAGGTAGGAGACCACCGACGGCTCCTCGGGCAGCTCCTGGCCGGTGGTGAGGGTCAGCTGCTGCGCCCCGGCCAGCCGCTTGCGGTACTCACCGAAGGCCCGCAGCACCCCGGCGGCCAGCGCCCCGGCGCCCTCACCGCTGTCCTCCTCCAGCTCCTCCACCTCGCCGATCAGGTACGGGCCCGAGGCGTCCACCGACAGCAGGCGGAAGCGGGTGGTGCCGGTCGCCAGCACCTCGTAGCCCTCGGCGCCCTCCCGCTCCCGGATGGTCGAGGCGTCCGCGACGCAGCCGACACCGTGGAACGACGCCATCGGCTCGGGCCCGAAGCCGGCGGCCGGACCGGGGTCGGGCGCCGGTGAGCCGTCGGGCAGGCCGAGCGCGGTCGGTGCCACTTCGTGCCCGTCCCGGATCGCCACGACGCCGAACGGGCGCGGCTCGTCCTCCGGGATCTCCAGGAGGTCGCCCATGAGGGCGCGGTAGCGCGGCTCGAAGACGGTGAGCGGCAGGACCAGCCCGGGGAACAGCACGGTGTTGAGCGGGAACAGAGGCAGCGCGATGGTCACAGTCGGCCACCTTACGGCGCGTGCGCGCTCCGGCGTGCTCCGGCTGCGCCGAGGAGCGCCGGACGCACGCCCCGTCCGGTTCCGCCGCGCGGGCGGCCCGCCCGCGCGGCGGACGTCACTGCCGCCGGAGCATGCGTGTCGCACCGGCGGCGACCGTCGTGGCGAGGACCCATCCGGCCAGGACGAGCCCGACGGCCACCCACTGGCCGGCCCCCGCCGGGTTCCACGCCCGGTCGTGGCCGAGGTCGATCACGGGCAGCAACAGGTCCAGCGCGTAGACGGCCGCGTTCCAGTGCGGGTACTTGTCCAGCTCCAGCGGCTCGGGACGGCGGCCCGAGAAGAACAGCGTGCCCGCGAGCCACAGGACGGCCATCCACAGCGCCGCCAGCCCCGGCCGGTAGCCGTAGGCGACCGTCCAGTCCTGGAGGTAGCCCCACACCT contains the following coding sequences:
- a CDS encoding LON peptidase substrate-binding domain-containing protein yields the protein MTIALPLFPLNTVLFPGLVLPLTVFEPRYRALMGDLLEIPEDEPRPFGVVAIRDGHEVAPTALGLPDGSPAPDPGPAAGFGPEPMASFHGVGCVADASTIREREGAEGYEVLATGTTRFRLLSVDASGPYLIGEVEELEEDSGEGAGALAAGVLRAFGEYRKRLAGAQQLTLTTGQELPEEPSVVSYLVAAATVLDTVTKQRLLQAPDTASRLAEELRLLRRETAVLGELPSLPAVDLTHQPTSPN
- the ybaK gene encoding Cys-tRNA(Pro) deacylase, translating into MGRKARGSGGGTPATVALTAAGVAFTVHSYPHDPAAGSYGEEAARALGVGPERVFKTLVAEVDGALTVAVVPVSGSLDLKALAAAVGGKRAVMADPAAAERSSGYVRGGISPLGQRRPLPTVVDVSARAHATVCVSGGRRGLEIELAPADLIAQTGARTAPIGG
- a CDS encoding ABC transporter permease, giving the protein MTAPTPSSPQPGRPSGPEPGRQPRHDPWAARPPVPEGDDTPERGGPTGDVVGVPDLWQGIVTAVAVTVGGLLLGLLWWWLAPDVAYISDGRDAFLRNNESEDSFGVQGTFAALAAGLGVLSGLAAFLLRRAGGVGVVLGLASGGVLGSWLGAWFGGLLGPDGDLTARAVEAGRGGVFEGPLELSGWVLWLLWPLAALATHLLLVAAFGPREPAPRVLPQGWGPPQDGPPQGPPPPAPEHPRPQAPGEPPRP